A single window of Eucalyptus grandis isolate ANBG69807.140 chromosome 1, ASM1654582v1, whole genome shotgun sequence DNA harbors:
- the LOC104433100 gene encoding fructose-1,6-bisphosphatase, chloroplastic has protein sequence MVSAATSAAVPHRLLSNPSCSLSSLSSFKLCTLDSRALVSLKKRHVGSAGAAAGGVRCMAVATETAGTAKKKKSGYDILTLTTWLLQQEKEGVIDAELTIVLSSISMACKQIASLVQRAGISNLTGVQGAVNVQGEDQKKLDVVSNEVFSSCLRSSGRTGIIASEEEDVPVAVEESFSGNYIVVFDPLDGSSNIDAAVSTGSIFGIYSPNDECLADIGDDENLDNAEQRCVVNVCQPGDNLLAAGYCMYSSSVIFVITIGKGVYAFTLDPMYGEFVLTQENIQIPKAGKIYSFNEGNYQLWDDKLKKYIDDLKDPGPTGKPYSARYIGSLVGDFHRTLLYGGIYGYPRDKKSKNGKLRLLYECAPMSFIVEQAGGKGSDGHQRVLDIQPVEIHQRVPLYIGSVEEVEKLEKYLA, from the exons ATGGTCTCGGCAGCCACGTCAGCGGCGGTGCCTCACCGGCTCCTCTCCAACCCGTCCTGCTCCCTCTCCAGCCTCTCCTCCTTCAAGCTGTGCACGCTAGACTCCAGGGCGCTCGTCTCGTTGAAGAAGAGACATGTCGGATCTGCTGGAGCCGCCGCAGGAGGAGTGAGGTGCATGGCGGTGGCGACCGAGACGGCTGGGactgcgaagaagaagaagagcgggTACGATATCCTGACGCTGACGACATGGCTGCTGCAGCAGGAGAAGGAAGGGGTGATCGACGCCGAGCTGACCATTGTGCTGTCGAGCATCTCGATGGCGTGCAAGCAGATTGCATCGCTGGTCCAGCGGGCAGGCATTTCGAACCTGACGGGGGTGCAGGGGGCTGTCAACGTCCAGGGCGAGGACCAAAAGAAGCTTGACGTCGTCTCTAATGAG GTGTTCTCAAGCTGCCTGAGATCGAGCGGGAGGACTGGGATAATAGCCTCCGAGGAGGAGGACGTGCCAGTGGCCGTGGAGGAGAGCTTCTCCGGCAACTACATCGTGGTGTTTGACCCACTTGATGGATCATCCAACATCGATGCTGCTGTTTCCACTGGCTCCATCTTTGGGATCTACAGCCCCAATGATGAGTGCCTAGCCGACATCGGCGACGACGAGAAT CTCGACAATGCAGAGCAGAGGTGCGTGGTGAATGTGTGCCAGCCGGGGGACAACCTCCTGGCAGCGGGCTACTGCATGTACTCGAGCTCCGTCATCTTTGTCATCACCATTGGCAAAGGCGTCTACGCCTTCACCCTCGACCCGATGTATGGTGAATTCGTGCTCACCCAGGAGAACATCCAGATCCCAAAGGCCGGCAAGATCTACTCCTTCAACGAGGGAAACTACCAGCTGTGGGACGACAAGCTGAAGAAGTACATCGATGACCTCAAGGACCCGGGCCCGACCGGTAAGCCTTACTCGGCCCGGTACATTGGGAGCCTCGTGGGGGACTTCCACAGGACCCTGTTGTACGGCGGCATTTATGGGTACCCGAGGGACAAGAAGAGCAAGAACGGGAAGCTGAGGCTGTTGTACGAGTGTGCCCCGATGAGCTTCATCGTGGAGCAGGCCGGAGGGAAGGGATCGGATGGTCACCAGCGGGTACTAGACATTCAACCTGTCGAG ATTCATCAGCGAGTGCCGTTGTACATTGGGAGCGTGGAGGAAGTCGAGAAACTGGAAAAGTATCTTGCTTAG